A part of Tiliqua scincoides isolate rTilSci1 chromosome 13, rTilSci1.hap2, whole genome shotgun sequence genomic DNA contains:
- the RPUSD1 gene encoding RNA pseudouridylate synthase domain-containing protein 1 isoform X2, with amino-acid sequence MEPVSIDNLLVLYQSTDFIVVNKHWDVRIDSKMWYEKLTLQSQLKYRFPELADPDTYYGFRFCHQLDFSTSGALCVALNKAAAGSAYKCFKERLVTKAYLALVRGHVQEERMTIHYAIGKNTTEGLTHMMCIEGTEGCENPKPCQSELTVLERGLYGGDPATKVLLQPLTGRTHQLRVHCSAIGHPIVGDFTYSFKKDSVPYRMMLHAYYLRIPTSKELIEAEDMKAPSTLG; translated from the exons ATGGAGCCAGTGAGCATCGATAACCTATTGGTTCTCTACCAAAGCACGGACTTCATTGTGGTCAACAAGCACTGGGATGTCCGCATCGACAGCAAGATGTGGTATGAGAAACTCACCCTGCAGAGCCAGCTGAAATACCGGTTCCCTGAGCTCGCTGACCCAGACACCTATTACGGCTTCCG GTTCTGCCACCAGCTGGATTTCTCCACCAGTGGGGCCCTGTGTGTGGCACTCAACAAAGCAGCTGCGGGTAGTGCATACAAGTGTTTCAAGGAGCGGCTGGTGACAAAGGCCTACCTCGCACTG GTGAGGGGCCACGTTCAGGAGGAGAGGATGACCATCCATTACGCCATTGGAAAGAACACTACAGAGGGCCTGACCCACATGATGTGCATTGAAGGGACAGAGG GTTGTGAAAACCCCAAGCCTTGCCAGTCAGAGCTAACAGTGTTGGAACGTGGACTATATGGAGGTGACCCTGCAACAAAAGTGCTTCTGCAGCCACTGACAG GAAGAACCCACCAACTCCGTGTGCATTGTAGTGCCATTGGGCACCCTATAGTGGGTGACTTCACCTACAGCTTTAAGAAGGATAGCGTCCCTTACCGGATGATGCTTCACGCCTACTACTTGCGCATCCCGACTAGCAAAGAGCTCATTGAG GCAGAGGATATGAAGGCCCCTTCCACATTGGGCTAG
- the RPUSD1 gene encoding RNA pseudouridylate synthase domain-containing protein 1 isoform X1: MEPVSIDNLLVLYQSTDFIVVNKHWDVRIDSKMWYEKLTLQSQLKYRFPELADPDTYYGFRFCHQLDFSTSGALCVALNKAAAGSAYKCFKERLVTKAYLALVRGHVQEERMTIHYAIGKNTTEGLTHMMCIEGTEGCENPKPCQSELTVLERGLYGGDPATKVLLQPLTGRTHQLRVHCSAIGHPIVGDFTYSFKKDSVPYRMMLHAYYLRIPTSKELIEVSAPDPFVPTLDHNWASDRATECLEKLIKELKDKSIQAVEEGPQEEFLGSPGAEIPHEAKIPEVEVQRAEYEQWLAERALE, from the exons ATGGAGCCAGTGAGCATCGATAACCTATTGGTTCTCTACCAAAGCACGGACTTCATTGTGGTCAACAAGCACTGGGATGTCCGCATCGACAGCAAGATGTGGTATGAGAAACTCACCCTGCAGAGCCAGCTGAAATACCGGTTCCCTGAGCTCGCTGACCCAGACACCTATTACGGCTTCCG GTTCTGCCACCAGCTGGATTTCTCCACCAGTGGGGCCCTGTGTGTGGCACTCAACAAAGCAGCTGCGGGTAGTGCATACAAGTGTTTCAAGGAGCGGCTGGTGACAAAGGCCTACCTCGCACTG GTGAGGGGCCACGTTCAGGAGGAGAGGATGACCATCCATTACGCCATTGGAAAGAACACTACAGAGGGCCTGACCCACATGATGTGCATTGAAGGGACAGAGG GTTGTGAAAACCCCAAGCCTTGCCAGTCAGAGCTAACAGTGTTGGAACGTGGACTATATGGAGGTGACCCTGCAACAAAAGTGCTTCTGCAGCCACTGACAG GAAGAACCCACCAACTCCGTGTGCATTGTAGTGCCATTGGGCACCCTATAGTGGGTGACTTCACCTACAGCTTTAAGAAGGATAGCGTCCCTTACCGGATGATGCTTCACGCCTACTACTTGCGCATCCCGACTAGCAAAGAGCTCATTGAGGTGAGTGCGCCAGATCCCTTTGTTCCCACCTTGGATCACAACTGGGCATCTGATCGTGCCACAGAGTGTCTGGAAAAGCTGATAAAGGAATTGAAAGACAAAAGCATCCAGGCTGTGGAGGAAGGGCCCCAGGAGGAGTTCCTTGGGAGCCCAGGCGCTGAGATTCCACACGAGGCCAAGATCCCAGAGGTGGAAGTGCAGCGAGCCGAGTATGAGCAGTGGCTGGCAGAACGGGCCTTGGAATGA
- the RPUSD1 gene encoding RNA pseudouridylate synthase domain-containing protein 1 isoform X3: MEPVSIDNLLVLYQSTDFIVVNKHWDVRIDSKMWYEKLTLQSQLKYRFPELADPDTYYGFRFCHQLDFSTSGALCVALNKAAAGSAYKCFKERLVTKAYLALVRGHVQEERMTIHYAIGKNTTEGLTHMMCIEGTEGCENPKPCQSELTVLERGLYGGDPATKVLLQPLTGRTHQLRVHCSAIGHPIVGDFTYSFKKDSVPYRMMLHAYYLRIPTSKELIEKKHLVGGET, encoded by the exons ATGGAGCCAGTGAGCATCGATAACCTATTGGTTCTCTACCAAAGCACGGACTTCATTGTGGTCAACAAGCACTGGGATGTCCGCATCGACAGCAAGATGTGGTATGAGAAACTCACCCTGCAGAGCCAGCTGAAATACCGGTTCCCTGAGCTCGCTGACCCAGACACCTATTACGGCTTCCG GTTCTGCCACCAGCTGGATTTCTCCACCAGTGGGGCCCTGTGTGTGGCACTCAACAAAGCAGCTGCGGGTAGTGCATACAAGTGTTTCAAGGAGCGGCTGGTGACAAAGGCCTACCTCGCACTG GTGAGGGGCCACGTTCAGGAGGAGAGGATGACCATCCATTACGCCATTGGAAAGAACACTACAGAGGGCCTGACCCACATGATGTGCATTGAAGGGACAGAGG GTTGTGAAAACCCCAAGCCTTGCCAGTCAGAGCTAACAGTGTTGGAACGTGGACTATATGGAGGTGACCCTGCAACAAAAGTGCTTCTGCAGCCACTGACAG GAAGAACCCACCAACTCCGTGTGCATTGTAGTGCCATTGGGCACCCTATAGTGGGTGACTTCACCTACAGCTTTAAGAAGGATAGCGTCCCTTACCGGATGATGCTTCACGCCTACTACTTGCGCATCCCGACTAGCAAAGAGCTCATTGAG AAGAAGCATCTGGTTGGAGGAGAGACCTAA